The DNA window GACGTCACGCTCCACGAACAGCGACCGGGCGTGCCGCCGGTGGAGACCTCACTGGCCATGTGGCCTGAAGCGCAGGCTGCCCTGGCGGTACTCGGCGTCCTGCCGGAGATCCGCTCGGCGGCACCGGGCTCGGCGGCGTGGCCCTGCGGGACAGCGCCGGACATTCGTGGGCTGCGCCGGCGGTGCGCGGCGTGCTCGGGGTGTCCCGGGCCGATCTGCTCAGGATCCTCGAGGCGGCCGTGCCCCGCGCCGTGCGCCGGGCGGCGGGCCGGGTGGACGACGTTCCGGCGTCGGGCCCGCTGGCGGCAGGGCTGCTGGTGGGCGCCGACGGTGTCCACAGCGTGGTCCGCAGCGCGTTCTGGGGCAGGCGGGCCGCGGCGAAGCTGACGCCGTACCTCGCTTTGAGGGGTGTCCTCGCCGAGCCCGTCGCCCCGGAGACTGGCGGCGAATACTGGGGCCGCGGGCAGCTGTTCGGCATCACGCCGGCGTCGGGCGGGGGGGGACCTACTGGTACGCGTCGTTCCGTTCGGGTCTGGGGCCCGCCGGAGTTGACGCCGCCGAGGCGCTGCGGCGGACCCGGGAGCGATTCGCCGGAAGCGCCCCCGCCGTCAGACGGGTTTTGGAAGCAGCCACGCCGGAAACAACCCTCGCCCAGCGGATCTGGACCGTTCCCACCCTCGCCAGCTTTGTCCGGCCCGGCGCTGTGCTGATCGGCGACGCCGCGCACGGCATGACTCCCAACCTTGGACGCGGGGCCTGCGAGGCACTCGTGGACGCCGCGGCGCTGGCCGAACTGCTGAACGCGCAGCCGGTGGCCGAGGCACTCAGGGCCTACAACCGGCAGAGGATTCTCCGGACGCAGCTGCTGCGGGTTGCTTCTTCGGCCATGGCTGGCCTGGCGCTCGCCGAACGCGCCCAGCCGCTCCGCGACCGCCTCCTCACGCTCGCCGCCCGCTAGAGTCCGGCAGCCGCCGTCGAACGCACGAGCGGCCCTCCGCCGCTCAACCGGCCTTGGCCGGAGCCGGTCAAGCGGGGCGGGCCGGTCAGGCGGGGCGGGGCCGGTCAGGCGGGGCGGGGCCGGTCAGGCGGGGCGGGGCTGTCTCTTATACACATCTAGATGTGTATAAGAGACAGGGCGGGACCGGAGACGGACGATGCCGGCCCGTCAGTCCTGCTCGAGCGTCTCGGTGAGGTGGTGCGTGGGGATGCGGTCGCGGTCGTAGGTGATCTCCGTGTAGCCGTGCGGCTCCGGCTTGCCATGGGGGCTGAGGTTTACGAAGACGATCTCCTCGATGGTGAGGATGCTCTGGCGGGTGATCATGTTGCGCACCTCGGCGCGCATGGTCAGCGAGGTGCGGCCGAACCGGGTGGCGGTCAGGCCCATCTCGATCAGGTCGCCCTGGACGGCGGAGCTGACGAAGTTGATTTCGGAGATGTACTTGGTGACGGCACGGCCGTTGCCGAGTTGGAGGATGGCGTAGATCGCGGCTTCCTCGTCGATCCACTTCAGCAGGCTTCCGCCGAACAGCGTGCCGTTGGCGTTGAGATCCTCAGGGCGGACCCACTTGCGGGTGCGGAAGGTGATGTCTGCAGTTTCCATACCGCGAGATTAGCCGACGGCGGCGGCCCGGCTCTGAGTGTGACGGCGCTGCGCCATTCCCGCACCCACCGGCCCTGCCCCGCACCACCGGCCCTGACTCAGGCCATGGCCGTGTGCGCCGCGCTATGGGAATCGATGCTCTTGGCGTAGCAGTACGAGTGCTCAACGCCGATGTACGGGCCGAAGTTGGGCACCTGCTCGAAGCCGGAGTTCTGGTAGAAGTTGCGGCCGTCAGGCTGGGCGGAACCGGCCTCGGCCGTGACGCGGGTGATGCCCTGCGCGAACGCCTCCGCCTCGAGGGCCGCCAGGATCGAGCTGGCGACGCCCGAGCCGCGGGTGTAGGGCAGAACGTACAGGCGTTTGATCTCGGCAGTCTGCGAATCGAGCAGCCGCAGCCCGCCGCAGCCCACCGGCTGCCCGGACCCCTTGTCGTACGCCACCAGGAACACTGCGGTGTCCACTTCTGACGGCTTTGGACCGGGCTCGTGGTCGGCCCGGCCGAATCGGGCATCGAGTTCCGCCTGCTGCGCCGCCCGCAGATCCGCACCCACGGGGTTGGACCAGCTGACTTTCCTGATGTTGAGCCTGGGGTTGGTCTGCATCGCTGCCTCGATTCGCCGAAGGGTTATGCAGGTCAAGCCTAGAATCGCGCCGTTACCGCGGTGTTTCCTGCGGGTAAGGGACTGGAGAACAGTGCACGTTACACGGCGTGCGCCCCGGACCTACCGCCGCACGAGGGTCCGCAGCAGCTTCAGGGCCACGGAGATCGAGTGGATGTCAGTCTGCCCGGGCCTGGTGGCCTCCGCGAACGTGTCCTTGATCCGCGCCAGCTGCTCCTGGTGTCCGCGCTCCCAGGCAACGATCCGCTCGATGGAATCAGCACTTTCGGAGTCAGCGCCTTTCGTCATCTCCATCACCGAAATCGTCATGTCGGCAACGGCTGAATAGACGTCGTCCCGCAGTGCTGCCCGGGCGAGTGCCTCCCACCGGTTCTCCCGGGGAAGAGCCGTGATGCGCAGCAGCAACTTGAGTGCGCCGATCCGCGCAAACACTGTCCAGTACAGGTCCATGATCCGTTCGATGGGTTCATCGATGTGTTCCGATATCAGGGAAATGTCCAGCAGCCCGAAGCTTTCGAGGAGGGCGCCGGCGCGGCGTACCAGGTCAGGGGGCAGCCCGATGCCGTCCCAATGTGCCTGCCGTTCCTCGACGAGGTCGATGCTGTCACCGCGCAGGAAGTCCCGGGTCCTGTTCCGCAGCAGCTCCAGCGTGGGCATAATCCGGGCGAGGGCCTCGGCAACGGGCTGGTCGCGATGGTCGTGGGTGACGTACCAGCGGATGGACCGGTCGAGGATCCGGCGCATGTGCAGGGTCAGCTCTGCGGCGTGTTCGCTGGGTAACACCGGGGGCAGCTCGGCCACCCGGTCCACGAACCACTGCAGGTCGTAGGCTTCACGGGTTGCAACGAATGCCCGGGCAACAGCCGCGGCGGTGGCGGTGGTTTCCTCGATGGTCCGGAAGGCGAAGGTGATTCCGCCGAGGTTGATCATGTCGTTGGCCAGGACGG is part of the Arthrobacter sp. KBS0703 genome and encodes:
- a CDS encoding GNAT family N-acetyltransferase; its protein translation is MQTNPRLNIRKVSWSNPVGADLRAAQQAELDARFGRADHEPGPKPSEVDTAVFLVAYDKGSGQPVGCGGLRLLDSQTAEIKRLYVLPYTRGSGVASSILAALEAEAFAQGITRVTAEAGSAQPDGRNFYQNSGFEQVPNFGPYIGVEHSYCYAKSIDSHSAAHTAMA
- a CDS encoding acyl-CoA thioesterase, whose protein sequence is METADITFRTRKWVRPEDLNANGTLFGGSLLKWIDEEAAIYAILQLGNGRAVTKYISEINFVSSAVQGDLIEMGLTATRFGRTSLTMRAEVRNMITRQSILTIEEIVFVNLSPHGKPEPHGYTEITYDRDRIPTHHLTETLEQD
- a CDS encoding FAD-dependent monooxygenase, coding for MEAATPETTLAQRIWTVPTLASFVRPGAVLIGDAAHGMTPNLGRGACEALVDAAALAELLNAQPVAEALRAYNRQRILRTQLLRVASSAMAGLALAERAQPLRDRLLTLAAR